The following proteins are encoded in a genomic region of Gammaproteobacteria bacterium:
- a CDS encoding cupredoxin domain-containing protein gives MAVEFLPAKPGEYEFACQMGMLRGKLIVE, from the coding sequence GTGGCGGTCGAGTTTCTTCCCGCTAAGCCGGGTGAATACGAATTCGCCTGTCAGATGGGCATGCTGCGCGGTAAATTGATCGTCGAATAG